Below is a window of Halogeometricum rufum DNA.
GGTGTCTGACCGTCTTGTAGTCCAGTTCGAGGTCCTCGGCGAGTTGATTCGCGTTACGAGGCCGCGCGTCGAGGGACCGGAGGATACGCGCACGGTTCGCTCCGCCGCGCGTCCCCGTGAGTACGTACCACAAGACGGCCTCCATCGTCCCCTTCGACACGCGCACGGCACCTAAGCC
It encodes the following:
- a CDS encoding ArsR/SmtB family transcription factor; the encoded protein is MEAVLWYVLTGTRGGANRARILRSLDARPRNANQLAEDLELDYKTVRHHLDVLMENDVVQSSGDDYGAVYLPSDRARQNWETIEEILDGME